One segment of Sulfobacillus thermosulfidooxidans DSM 9293 DNA contains the following:
- a CDS encoding purine-cytosine permease family protein, with protein MAQGEDFPLSRVPQNARYGWVSVAVMRFGQLSALSQFLLGATLGYGMSFWSAFWALTLGAVVLEIVSIVVGIAGQREGLSTSLLARWSGFGRYGSAVVGLVIAVGLVGWFGIQNAVFAQGLVQLIGILPEWLWSIIAGVAVIIIVTYGFLSMGWTAYIAVPLFLLLAAWSTISGLSHHHLHHLITMAPPGHLLSLAQGTTLVAGGFIIGAVITPDMTRFNRNPQDVIKQTIVGITLGEYVIGLVGVLLAHAVRSENVVHIIYSTSGLLGTIILITATLKINDWNLYSSSLGIVNLMDTVFGFKISRISTTWIIGGLGTFLAAIGILQHFIGFLTVLGVTIPPISGIMLSDYWILKRHRHILDVTRAQGALPRSVEGGNWPMVVSWIAASLIGYFVPWGIGSINALISAIVLYALLVKISPRSIKNPTLAGESL; from the coding sequence ATGGCACAAGGAGAAGATTTTCCACTTTCGCGGGTTCCGCAGAATGCACGGTACGGATGGGTTTCTGTTGCCGTAATGCGGTTTGGTCAACTATCTGCATTATCACAGTTTTTGTTGGGAGCAACCTTAGGATATGGCATGTCGTTTTGGTCCGCTTTTTGGGCCTTAACGCTGGGTGCTGTTGTGCTTGAAATTGTGTCGATTGTAGTAGGAATTGCTGGACAGCGGGAGGGCTTGTCGACATCTTTACTAGCACGATGGTCTGGATTTGGTCGTTATGGTTCTGCTGTCGTCGGTTTAGTTATTGCAGTCGGACTTGTTGGTTGGTTTGGTATCCAAAATGCCGTTTTCGCACAAGGATTAGTTCAACTCATTGGTATCTTACCAGAATGGCTCTGGTCAATAATTGCAGGAGTTGCTGTTATTATTATTGTGACATATGGATTCTTATCCATGGGATGGACCGCATATATTGCTGTTCCTCTTTTTTTGCTATTGGCGGCATGGTCGACAATTTCGGGCCTTAGCCATCACCATTTACATCATCTTATCACTATGGCTCCGCCTGGCCATCTATTGTCTTTAGCACAAGGGACTACATTGGTTGCTGGCGGTTTTATTATTGGCGCGGTGATTACTCCGGATATGACTCGATTTAATCGAAATCCGCAAGATGTCATCAAGCAAACGATTGTTGGGATTACGTTAGGCGAGTATGTAATAGGCTTGGTCGGTGTTTTGCTAGCTCATGCTGTGCGTAGTGAGAATGTCGTGCATATAATCTACTCGACGTCAGGTTTACTGGGAACCATTATTTTGATTACCGCCACGTTAAAAATCAATGATTGGAACCTATACTCGTCCAGTCTTGGCATCGTGAACTTAATGGATACGGTATTCGGTTTCAAGATATCGCGAATTTCCACTACGTGGATCATAGGCGGACTGGGAACCTTTTTGGCAGCTATAGGTATCCTGCAACACTTCATAGGGTTTTTAACCGTTTTGGGTGTAACTATTCCTCCAATATCTGGAATCATGCTTAGTGATTACTGGATTCTAAAACGTCATCGGCACATTCTCGATGTAACACGGGCTCAAGGTGCCTTGCCTCGAAGTGTGGAAGGCGGAAATTGGCCTATGGTGGTGTCATGGATTGCAGCATCACTTATCGGATATTTTGTACCGTGGGGCATTGGTTCCATTAATGCATTGATTTCAGCGATTGTCTTATATGCATTGCTTGTGAAAATAAGTCCACGTTCAATCAAAAATCCGACTTTGGCAGGTGAGAGTCTTTGA
- a CDS encoding PucR family transcriptional regulator, giving the protein MATTMNLKDLLENGHDQDIQLLTRKPVNLIRPVSDVRLLLDFSIQNIHEAHILWIVPSVMKSTVLWDSLLLQIASNNGAGMIIPPGQISEATILLAERLSIPIFTVPLSKMDYVVHFIWSRLAQKEMLRLHCDLEKIKEITSLWEMAKTTNDFIKELSRLGIFVRINNSGESKNLLSDFKDEMTMSITWGRGRGVQIQTAPGISLSVLQHIRLLAGILLDREAGEIESELRHRSEFLLELLVDPRIPTGSLIHAAKQFQLDLGRYHTVVLWDLDSFRDFIKQGIPESSVLRLKSQLFQQIEREARLIFGHGLVLPHSDEFVLIVESPEALNALNVMQGMSYVHEALRPILHRFHVPGITAGVGFSYNGVQGMRKSFEEAHEALVVGRSRHGFGSITHFKDIGIERFLYGWIDSPRSKSLSEDFLKPLLNEPNAQELLETLEIYMESRGRLSVAAAQLKIHRNSLRYRLDRISHLLHVDVDDSTTQLVLQLALKALNMENKLHKK; this is encoded by the coding sequence GTGGCGACCACTATGAATTTGAAAGATTTGTTAGAAAACGGCCACGATCAAGATATTCAATTACTAACCCGAAAACCAGTCAATTTAATCCGGCCTGTCTCCGATGTTCGCCTATTATTGGATTTCTCCATACAGAATATACACGAGGCGCATATTTTATGGATTGTACCTAGCGTGATGAAGTCGACGGTTCTCTGGGATAGTTTGTTATTACAGATTGCCAGTAATAATGGAGCAGGGATGATAATCCCTCCAGGTCAGATTTCCGAAGCGACTATTCTATTGGCTGAACGGCTTTCTATTCCGATATTTACGGTGCCTTTATCAAAGATGGATTATGTTGTCCATTTTATTTGGTCCCGGCTTGCTCAAAAAGAGATGCTCCGATTACATTGTGATCTTGAAAAAATTAAGGAGATTACCTCCCTATGGGAAATGGCGAAAACAACCAATGATTTCATCAAAGAACTCTCTCGTCTAGGAATTTTTGTTCGAATAAATAATTCCGGTGAGTCGAAGAACCTTTTGTCGGATTTCAAGGATGAGATGACCATGTCCATAACATGGGGACGAGGACGTGGTGTACAAATTCAGACAGCACCCGGCATTTCTTTGTCGGTTCTTCAACATATTCGGTTATTAGCTGGTATTCTTTTAGATCGTGAAGCTGGTGAGATAGAATCGGAGCTGCGTCATCGATCGGAATTTTTATTAGAGCTCCTTGTTGATCCGCGAATACCGACGGGCTCATTGATTCATGCTGCTAAACAATTTCAGTTGGATTTAGGTCGTTATCACACCGTTGTATTATGGGATCTCGATTCGTTTCGAGACTTTATTAAACAAGGTATCCCAGAATCGTCTGTGCTACGATTAAAATCACAACTTTTTCAACAAATCGAAAGGGAGGCTCGTCTGATTTTTGGTCATGGACTGGTGCTTCCCCATTCTGATGAGTTTGTCTTGATTGTTGAATCGCCAGAAGCGTTAAATGCACTGAATGTTATGCAAGGAATGTCTTATGTACATGAAGCATTGAGACCGATTTTACATCGATTTCATGTCCCTGGAATAACAGCTGGCGTTGGCTTTTCCTATAATGGAGTTCAAGGAATGCGCAAAAGTTTCGAAGAGGCTCATGAAGCATTGGTAGTCGGGCGGTCACGTCACGGATTTGGATCCATTACTCATTTCAAAGATATTGGAATCGAACGGTTTTTATATGGTTGGATAGATTCTCCCCGATCTAAATCATTATCTGAAGATTTCCTGAAACCATTATTGAATGAACCAAATGCTCAAGAATTACTAGAAACCTTGGAAATATATATGGAAAGTCGAGGTCGTTTATCGGTTGCTGCTGCTCAATTAAAAATCCACAGGAATTCTCTCCGCTATCGCCTGGATCGTATAAGTCATCTACTCCATGTCGACGTGGATGATTCAACTACCCAACTCGTTCTTCAGCTCGCTTTGAAAGCGTTAAATATGGAAAACAAACTGCACAAAAAATAA
- a CDS encoding DUF917 domain-containing protein — translation MKWLTGSDLDALALGATFLGTGGGGDPYIGRLMAEAAIRRFGDVQLVDIDELPEDGLVVPAAMMGAPTVMVEKIPSGKEVKTAVNRLETILGRKAVAIMTIEAGGINSMIPLAVAAEMALPIIDGDSMGRAFPELQMTSLHIHEVSATPMVIVDEKGNNLVIDAIDNPWTERLARSTTIAMGGSAIIALYPVTVNQARQALVRNTISKATRIGHLLQDSTLDIDQKLRILAASYEAHEFFQGKVVDVLRRSADGFARGTMTATGMHQYEGDILRIEFQNENLLAMQNGVVVTTVPDLICVLDSETLRPITTEMLTYGQRIRVLGMPAESVWHTSKGLETVGPRYFGYDFDYIPFRRSL, via the coding sequence TTGAAATGGCTAACGGGAAGTGATTTAGACGCCTTAGCATTAGGAGCAACGTTTTTGGGAACAGGAGGCGGAGGAGATCCATATATTGGGCGGTTGATGGCTGAAGCGGCCATCCGACGATTTGGAGATGTTCAATTGGTAGATATTGATGAACTTCCCGAAGATGGACTAGTAGTTCCTGCCGCCATGATGGGAGCTCCTACGGTGATGGTGGAGAAAATTCCTAGTGGAAAAGAAGTAAAAACTGCTGTAAACCGCTTAGAAACCATTTTAGGTCGCAAAGCTGTCGCAATTATGACGATTGAAGCCGGCGGTATTAATTCTATGATTCCTTTAGCCGTAGCTGCTGAAATGGCACTGCCTATTATTGACGGAGACAGCATGGGGCGAGCTTTTCCCGAATTGCAAATGACCTCTTTGCATATCCATGAAGTTTCGGCGACTCCGATGGTCATCGTCGATGAAAAAGGCAATAATCTCGTCATAGACGCAATAGATAACCCATGGACTGAACGGTTGGCCCGGAGTACCACCATTGCGATGGGAGGTTCGGCCATCATTGCACTTTATCCCGTGACGGTGAACCAAGCCAGACAGGCATTGGTTCGCAATACTATCTCTAAAGCCACTCGTATTGGCCATTTGCTTCAAGATTCTACATTAGATATCGATCAAAAGCTCAGAATTCTTGCGGCCTCTTACGAGGCTCATGAATTTTTCCAAGGAAAAGTGGTTGATGTATTGCGACGGAGCGCAGATGGCTTTGCGCGTGGGACAATGACAGCCACGGGAATGCATCAATACGAAGGAGATATTCTTCGGATAGAATTTCAAAACGAAAATTTATTAGCCATGCAAAATGGCGTTGTGGTGACAACTGTACCCGATTTGATCTGTGTTTTGGATAGTGAAACATTAAGACCCATTACAACAGAAATGTTGACTTATGGTCAACGTATCAGAGTGTTGGGGATGCCAGCGGAATCGGTCTGGCATACATCAAAAGGGTTGGAAACCGTCGGTCCACGCTACTTTGGATATGATTTTGATTATATTCCCTTTAGGAGGTCATTATGA
- a CDS encoding hydantoinase/oxoprolinase N-terminal domain-containing protein, which yields MKFRLGIDVGGTNTDAVILDENDKIIAKAKRPVTDDVVSSIKCAVEDILNQSKIQPTLITHAMLGTTQVTNAIIERRRLNKVGLIRIGAPATQAIPPLTGWPEDLKDVVQSATTLVKGGHEFDGRLISTLDKDGIRKFLDQYAYKISAVAVTSVFSPVNADHEQWVYELIARDYPHLSTSLSHEIGSIGLLERENATVLNAAVTEVARHAASAFAQALATLGISAELFLAQNDGTLMAMDYALRFPILTVACGPTNSMRGAAYLSHVNDAVIIDVGGTSSDIGVIQGGFPRQSAMAVEVGGVRTNFRMPDLIALGLGGGSRIRQLPDGAVRVGPDSVGYRIIEEGLVFGGDIPTLTDVAVFEGKAHVGTQFPNISPALSHKAYEIAIHMIEEGIDRIKTNSAPIPLIAVGGGSALLPDRLEGVSEVIRPANYDVANAIGAAIAQVSGRVDRIYSMAGRKREDVLAEAEAQARAEAVRAGADPGSLELVEVEEIPLAYLPSNASRVRVVVAGRLGGQKSDELDA from the coding sequence ATGAAATTTCGCTTAGGCATTGACGTTGGAGGAACCAATACCGACGCCGTTATTCTTGATGAGAACGATAAAATTATCGCAAAGGCGAAACGACCCGTGACAGACGATGTTGTGTCATCGATTAAATGCGCTGTAGAAGACATATTGAATCAGTCGAAAATTCAACCCACGCTTATCACTCATGCTATGCTCGGGACAACCCAAGTTACTAATGCAATAATTGAAAGACGGCGTCTCAATAAAGTGGGATTGATCCGTATTGGCGCGCCTGCTACTCAAGCAATTCCTCCTCTTACGGGATGGCCAGAAGATCTTAAGGATGTTGTTCAGAGTGCTACAACCTTAGTTAAGGGAGGGCACGAATTCGACGGGCGATTAATTTCAACGTTGGATAAGGATGGCATTAGAAAATTTCTTGATCAATATGCCTACAAAATTTCGGCTGTAGCAGTGACATCGGTTTTTTCTCCAGTGAATGCTGATCATGAGCAATGGGTTTACGAACTCATCGCCCGGGATTATCCTCATTTATCAACATCACTATCTCATGAAATCGGTTCCATTGGATTGTTAGAACGAGAAAATGCCACTGTGTTGAATGCTGCAGTGACTGAGGTGGCCCGTCACGCCGCTTCAGCATTTGCGCAAGCTCTTGCAACTTTGGGTATTTCTGCCGAATTATTCTTGGCACAAAATGATGGAACATTAATGGCTATGGATTATGCTCTTCGGTTTCCCATATTGACCGTCGCCTGTGGTCCAACGAATTCCATGCGGGGAGCCGCGTATTTGTCCCATGTTAATGATGCTGTCATTATTGATGTTGGAGGGACTTCGTCGGATATTGGTGTCATTCAAGGAGGATTTCCGAGGCAATCCGCTATGGCGGTAGAAGTTGGGGGCGTACGCACCAATTTTCGGATGCCTGATTTGATTGCGCTTGGATTGGGTGGGGGATCCCGCATCCGTCAATTACCTGATGGCGCTGTTCGCGTCGGACCGGATAGCGTAGGTTACCGCATTATTGAAGAAGGCCTTGTGTTTGGGGGAGATATTCCAACGTTGACTGATGTTGCAGTATTTGAAGGGAAAGCTCACGTCGGAACGCAGTTCCCTAATATTTCTCCTGCTCTAAGTCACAAAGCATATGAGATTGCTATTCACATGATTGAGGAAGGAATTGACCGAATTAAAACTAACTCCGCACCTATTCCCCTGATTGCAGTAGGAGGAGGCAGTGCGCTGTTGCCTGATAGATTAGAAGGAGTATCTGAAGTCATTCGTCCAGCTAATTATGACGTTGCTAATGCTATTGGGGCAGCAATTGCGCAAGTGTCAGGACGAGTTGATCGCATTTATAGCATGGCAGGTAGGAAACGAGAAGATGTTTTGGCGGAAGCGGAAGCGCAGGCGCGTGCTGAAGCCGTACGGGCAGGCGCGGATCCCGGTTCCCTTGAATTAGTCGAAGTTGAAGAAATCCCCTTGGCTTATCTGCCATCTAATGCTTCTCGGGTGCGTGTTGTTGTGGCTGGACGGTTAGGAGGGCAAAAATCAGATGAGCTGGATGCTTGA
- a CDS encoding hydantoinase B/oxoprolinase family protein, protein MITVNAVKLEVFKHLFQAVAEEMGETLRRTSHSPNIKERRDYSCAIFDADGKTIAQAEHMPVHLGSMPQSVAEALKQFTLQPGDAVILNDPYHGGTHLPDITVVEGVFVDGHEDAVFYVANRAHHADVGGISPGSLPIATEMFQEGLIIPPILLKQQGVMNDGVLQLILRNVRTPEERLSDLSAQLAANRVGIRRLLSYVRDHGLQTVTAYARGLQDYAERVTRSLIEDIPDGTYRYEDFLDDDGQGTHHIPIRVTIEINKDHATVDFSDSAGQVAGSVNAVRAITVSATFYAFRAVVDEEIPSNEGGFRPLTIITRPGTIVDATMPAAVAGGNVETSQRIVDVVLGALAQALPRKIPAAGQGTMNNLTLGGVDQRDISHPRAVAYYETIGGGAGAGPTWDGVSGVHVHMSNTMNTPIEALERELPLRVRRYQISRKSGGVGKFKGGDGIIRTYEFLCPMTVTLLSERREQGPYGLAGGEAGKPGEAWLTTIHSKTSTKLPGKWHGTVHTGDVLEIRTPGGGGWGKKD, encoded by the coding sequence ATGATCACTGTGAATGCGGTAAAGCTGGAAGTCTTTAAACATTTATTTCAAGCGGTAGCTGAAGAAATGGGAGAAACCTTAAGACGAACGTCTCATAGCCCGAATATTAAGGAACGACGTGATTATTCGTGTGCAATTTTTGACGCTGATGGAAAGACCATTGCGCAAGCTGAACACATGCCTGTGCATTTAGGGTCCATGCCGCAAAGTGTGGCAGAAGCCTTAAAGCAGTTTACATTGCAGCCCGGTGATGCGGTCATTTTAAATGACCCTTATCATGGCGGAACACATTTACCTGATATTACCGTAGTTGAAGGCGTTTTTGTTGATGGACATGAGGATGCTGTCTTCTATGTGGCCAACCGCGCCCACCATGCGGATGTGGGCGGAATAAGTCCAGGAAGCCTTCCCATTGCGACCGAAATGTTCCAAGAAGGGCTTATTATTCCGCCAATTTTGTTAAAACAACAAGGTGTAATGAATGATGGTGTGCTTCAACTTATCTTGCGTAATGTTCGCACACCGGAAGAGAGATTGAGCGATTTATCGGCACAATTGGCAGCTAACCGTGTGGGGATTAGGCGGTTGTTGTCTTATGTTCGTGATCATGGATTACAGACAGTTACAGCGTACGCTCGAGGACTTCAAGACTATGCAGAACGCGTCACGCGAAGTCTTATTGAGGATATTCCTGATGGAACTTACCGTTATGAAGATTTTTTAGACGATGACGGTCAAGGCACTCACCATATTCCGATCCGTGTAACCATCGAGATTAATAAAGACCATGCGACAGTCGATTTTTCCGATAGCGCGGGTCAGGTGGCTGGCAGTGTAAACGCAGTTCGAGCTATTACGGTTAGTGCTACGTTTTATGCGTTCCGGGCGGTTGTGGACGAAGAGATTCCAAGCAATGAAGGAGGCTTTCGCCCTCTCACCATTATTACGAGGCCAGGAACGATTGTTGATGCCACCATGCCTGCCGCTGTGGCTGGTGGCAATGTTGAAACCAGTCAGCGTATTGTTGACGTCGTATTGGGAGCTTTAGCTCAAGCCCTACCCCGAAAGATTCCGGCCGCGGGACAAGGCACTATGAATAATCTGACTTTAGGAGGTGTGGATCAACGCGATATCAGTCATCCCCGTGCTGTTGCCTATTATGAAACCATTGGTGGTGGTGCCGGTGCAGGTCCTACTTGGGACGGGGTCAGTGGTGTCCATGTTCATATGAGTAATACGATGAATACACCGATCGAAGCATTAGAACGGGAACTCCCCTTGCGTGTACGGCGGTATCAAATTTCGCGGAAGAGTGGAGGCGTAGGAAAATTCAAGGGTGGAGACGGGATCATTCGCACCTACGAATTTCTCTGCCCAATGACTGTAACGTTACTGAGTGAACGCAGGGAGCAAGGACCATACGGATTAGCGGGTGGAGAAGCGGGCAAACCCGGAGAAGCATGGTTGACCACAATTCATAGCAAGACCTCTACTAAACTGCCAGGAAAATGGCACGGAACAGTACACACAGGAGACGTGTTGGAGATTCGGACGCCCGGCGGGGGAGGATGGGGGAAGAAGGACTAA